In the genome of Hymenobacter taeanensis, one region contains:
- a CDS encoding DUF3592 domain-containing protein, with product MVYIGTGVFVALFVWLAYRLTYLQLHGIRTVGTIVEIIRSDSGDGTVYYLMVAFTTIQGKSVRAKSLYGAEEVGDYFRVGEKVDILYSAKRPEVFAIQGFDVSGLFLLFLMTAFVVAVSYWGFIEKI from the coding sequence ATGGTATATATAGGAACTGGTGTGTTTGTCGCACTATTTGTTTGGTTAGCTTATCGGCTGACTTACTTGCAACTACACGGAATTCGAACAGTTGGCACTATTGTCGAGATAATACGCTCTGATTCAGGCGACGGCACGGTATATTATCTAATGGTAGCTTTTACCACAATTCAAGGGAAGTCAGTCAGAGCAAAAAGTCTCTACGGCGCTGAAGAAGTTGGCGACTATTTCCGGGTTGGCGAAAAAGTAGATATTCTGTATTCAGCTAAAAGACCTGAGGTTTTTGCTATTCAAGGATTTGATGTAAGCGGACTGTTTCTATTATTTCTGATGACAGCTTTCGTTGTAGCCGTGTCTTATTGGGGCTTCATAGAAAAAATATGA
- a CDS encoding ATP-binding protein, with product MLPIYDQKSRIKLVIVGVALLIGAATVIYTNILVQRLSEREQKQIDLYAKTQRYLINTEEESNVSFLMTEIIDANNTIPVILADGDNNIVDAHNVNIPKGLSEQASIAYLHREIETMKQQHPPIVIEIGAGLRNYLYYKESSLLTQLRYYPLVQLAIIGCLGVIAYFAFSYSRRAEQNRVWVGLAKETAHQLGTPLSSLMAWQSYLSESERFRHEPIVEELGKDVRRLQIITERFSNIGSVPVLNDENILRVTENAIAYLQSRVSKKVVFEIKTDLPRDTPAKVNIPLYDWVIENICKNAVDAMDGRGSITIHLRRPVRNKSQIAIDITDTGKGISKSKMESVFLPGYTTKKRGWGLGLALAKRIIENYHEGRLFVKWSEVGRGTTFRLILNG from the coding sequence GTGCTTCCGATCTACGACCAAAAATCCCGTATTAAGCTCGTCATTGTGGGCGTGGCTCTGCTGATTGGGGCCGCAACGGTTATCTACACCAACATTCTGGTGCAGCGCCTTTCTGAGCGGGAGCAAAAGCAGATTGACCTCTACGCCAAAACCCAGCGCTACCTGATTAACACCGAAGAGGAGTCAAACGTGTCGTTTCTGATGACGGAAATCATTGATGCCAACAACACAATTCCGGTGATTCTGGCCGACGGCGACAACAACATTGTGGATGCGCATAACGTGAACATTCCGAAGGGGCTAAGCGAGCAGGCTTCCATTGCCTACTTGCACCGGGAGATTGAAACGATGAAGCAGCAGCACCCACCCATCGTGATTGAAATAGGAGCGGGTCTTCGTAACTACTTATACTATAAAGAGTCGTCGTTGCTGACCCAGTTGCGGTACTATCCACTCGTACAACTAGCCATCATTGGTTGCTTGGGAGTTATAGCCTATTTCGCCTTCAGCTACTCGCGGCGTGCAGAGCAGAACCGGGTGTGGGTAGGCCTAGCCAAGGAAACCGCTCATCAGCTGGGCACCCCACTAAGCAGCCTGATGGCTTGGCAGAGCTACTTGAGTGAGTCGGAGCGCTTCCGGCACGAGCCCATTGTGGAGGAGTTGGGCAAGGACGTACGCCGCCTGCAGATTATCACGGAGCGCTTCAGCAACATCGGCTCCGTGCCGGTCCTCAACGACGAGAACATCCTGCGCGTAACCGAAAACGCTATTGCTTACCTGCAAAGCCGCGTGTCGAAGAAAGTAGTGTTCGAAATCAAGACTGACCTGCCCCGCGACACGCCCGCCAAGGTCAACATCCCGCTTTATGATTGGGTGATTGAAAACATCTGCAAGAACGCCGTAGACGCCATGGACGGCCGGGGCAGCATCACCATTCACCTGCGCCGTCCCGTCCGCAACAAGTCCCAGATTGCCATTGATATAACGGACACCGGCAAAGGCATCTCGAAGAGCAAGATGGAAAGTGTATTCTTGCCCGGCTACACTACCAAAAAGCGCGGTTGGGGCCTAGGCCTAGCGCTAGCCAAACGAATTATTGAGAACTACCACGAAGGCCGCCTCTTTGTGAAGTGGAGCGAGGTAGGCCGCGGCACTACGTTCCGCCTGATTTTGAATGGGTAA